The Methanomicrobia archaeon genome segment GATGTGCAGCTAACACCGCAATATTCAGCTTCTCTGTGAGGAACTGGATGCCGAAGTGCGCGGAAATTGCGTATATTGTACCGACAAGCATGCCGGCAATGCCGATAACGGCGAAGAGTACCCAGCCGACCGCTACGTGTACATAGCTCAATAGTACCGCCAGGTTTGCGATACACCACAGCACGCCGAGCAAACCGAAAATAAGCGTGTAATCGTATGTTTTCAATCGCTTCAAGTGGGTTGCGGTCACCGACAGCAAGAGCAGCGCGAGGCAGCAGAAGAACACGACAAAGAAGATGAGAGGTGTAATCAGGAAGTAGCTCAGGGGCGGTGAGAACAACTCGGCGTCTTCCATTACCCGCAGGCTCGCGCCGACCACGATGTACGACGATACCGCGGCGATAAACCGGTGATTTATATCTATCTTGAGCCGCTTCAGTAATCTGAAGGTCAGAAAGAGAAAAAAGACGAGTACGAGCGCCCACGTGAGGGTATTTACCGGATTATAGCCAGTATCATGGGTTATGGGATGGATATAGTAGGTCTCGATAAAGTGTCGCAGTGCTTCGGTCATTATCTGTAAAGGAACATTAGGATGAGAGATGGAAAAGGTTAATTAATTCCTTGCCTTGATTCATACTACAAGGGACCTCAAAACAAAGAAACGACCTGTATGTAGAGTAGACTTTGTGAGGTTCATCCTCTAGATACCATGCCCATCAATATCCCCACCCTGCATCCAATAGAAGAGATAAGAGCAGAAACGGGTAATGTCAAAACGTTCACCGTCTACGCAGAGGAGATTGAAAAGGAGAGTCAGCCGGGGCAATTCGTTATGGTCTGGGATCCCGGTGTGGATGAGATACCGATTTCAATTGCTTCTGTATCGGCAGCAGGGACGTTGGAACTGGCGATTGCGGACGTCGGTGACTGCTCGCATAGCCTGCATCAGAAGCAGGTGGGCGATCTGGTAGGCTTAAGAGGGCCTTACGGCACGAGCTTTACACTTAACGGTAAACGGATCTGCATGGTCGCAGGCGGCTACGGCGCGGCACCGTTGCGGTTCGCCGCCGAACACGCGCGTGCAGTTGGGACAGAAGTCGTGGTTCTGGAAGGCGCACGGTGTAGTACCGATCTGCTTTACCTCAACGAATTCCGCAAGATTGGTTGCGAGGTACGCGAGTCAACGGAAGATGGCTCTCAAGGTTTTTGCGGTATGTGCACGGAGTTATTTGAGGCGTTGTTGGCATCCGGTGAACATTTCGATCAGGTATTGACCTGCGGGCCGGAGCTGATGATGACGCGCGTGTGCGAACTTACGCGACGAAGAAGAATCCCTACGCAAGTATCGGTAGAGCGCATCATAAAGTGCAGCTGTGGCGCCTGCGGTGCCTGCGATCTTGGCGGCTATCGCGTGTGTAAAGACGGTCCCGTATTTAATGCGGAAACGCTTGAACAAACGGAATTTGGACGATGGAAACGCGAGAAGAGCGGTAAACGCATTCCTATCGCTCCAACAGCAGTAGCGGAAGAATTGGATTTTGTATCAACGCCGCCTTTACCATTAACGCCTGAGTACGAGCCGTTGTTAAAAACCGAAGTCTGCGGGATCGAGTTCCCCAATCCGATCATGAACGCGGCGGGCTTCGGCGTTTCTGGAATGTTATTGTACCGCTATGCAGCGGCAGGTGCGGGCGCGGTGGTAACCAAATCGATAGGTTTGGTCGAGCGTGACGGCTATCCGAACCCCACCTTTATCGAACTCGCACCGCGGAGTTACGTGAACGCCATGGGGCTCCCGAATCCAGGAATACAGAATTTCAAGCCGGAGCTCGAGGATGCAACATATGCCCATGTGCCCATTATACTGAGCATCTTCGGCAAGAGCGTGGAGGAATGCCGCGACGTGGCAAGGATCGCACGTGAATACCCGGTAGACATGATCGAATTCGACGCTTCATGCCCGCATAGTGAGTTCACCGCGATTGAGAACAAGCCGCAACTGCTGAGCGAGATCGTAACGGCGATAAAAGCGATTGTGCACCCGAAGCCAGTGTCCGTGAAGATCTCACCGAACATCGGCGCGCCCGTCGGATTGGCGTTGACCGCAGAAAAGGCGGGCGCAGATGCGATCACCGCTATCAACACGGTGATAAACAGACCGGTAGAAGAAACGCTTGAGGTGCCGTTTCTGGGGAATCCGTTAGGTTACGGCGGTAAGTCGGGTAAGGATCTGACGGTCGGCGGGAAGCAGATCGTTTACGAGCTCTATCGTGAATTGAAGATACCGATCATAGCGGTTGGCGGGGTCTTCACCGCGCAGGACGTTATCGACTACGCGCGGAATGGTGCTTCACTGTTCCAGATCGGGAGCGCGCTCGTTAGCGAAGGTATCGAGTTTTTTCCACGGGTGAAGCAGGAGTTGAAGGAGTACCTACCGGTTCATGGATATACAAACTTAGGCGAGATAGTGGGGGAGGCACATCGAAGGTGAATTATGCCTGTGATATGGTTTCGGGATGTACATAATCGGCAGATCCGGCTAGTAGAAGAGCGGCGGAAGCATTTCGAGATTGAGCATCCAGAGATGGTCGGGCAGCTCGAAAAAATACATGAGACCTTGCTCGTCCCAGATCGGATAGTCAGCTCACGAACAGATCCAGAAGTAGAACTCTTTTATTGTCGCTATGATGTCACTCCGGTCTCCCAAAAATATTTATGTGTGGTTGTTAAAGTTGTAAATAACGATTTGTTCGTTGTCACGGCGTATTTTACGATACGGTAAAGCGAGGCAAGACACTATGGGAAAAGCGATAAACGTTTGGTTCGACAGCGAGGGGGACTACCTTGAGGTTGTCTTTGAGCGCAGAAAAGGATATTTCAGGGAGACGGAGAACGATGCGGTGATGGAGAAAGTTGATGAGGAAGGGAACGTTATCGGTTTCTCAATCCTCAGAGTGAGTGCATTGAAGGAACGGAAGCCGATTTCCGTGCTTCTGCGGTGAGCCATAACCAACAGCTTAGCCGATAGTTTCCAGGAGTTCTCTCATCGTTCGCTTACATCCGCCGCGAGTTCTTTGCGCTCCTTCTCAAACTCCGTAACCGTCGTCTTCGCGAATTTCGGCAGCTTCAGCGCAGTCACCAAGTCAGGGACGGGTTCGCCATTCTTACCCACGATATCTTTTACGTTCATACGCGTATCACCGTATAGTAATTTAATATTCCGGCTATTTTAGTTTTTGTGAGGCTTAAGAAGGATTTAAAGGAGCATCTTGACACTAACGGCTATCAAAACATCGGGGAAGTGGTCGGAGAGGCGCATCGGAGATAACAGAAACATTTAAGTAATACTACTTTTTTAGCTATACTGTTTCACTAATAAAATGAACAAACCTTCTGAGGAAGATTCAGAGCAAAGAGTCAACCCATCAAGCGAAGGCGAGCCCGATAAAGCAGTAAAAGATCCTGATAAACGTAGCATATCAAAGAAAGTTCTTGCGGGAGCTGTTATCATAGCCGTCGTAATCGGAATAGGAAGCGTGATTTATTACAATAACTTGGCATCTGAGGAAAC includes the following:
- a CDS encoding dihydroorotate dehydrogenase electron transfer subunit; the encoded protein is MPINIPTLHPIEEIRAETGNVKTFTVYAEEIEKESQPGQFVMVWDPGVDEIPISIASVSAAGTLELAIADVGDCSHSLHQKQVGDLVGLRGPYGTSFTLNGKRICMVAGGYGAAPLRFAAEHARAVGTEVVVLEGARCSTDLLYLNEFRKIGCEVRESTEDGSQGFCGMCTELFEALLASGEHFDQVLTCGPELMMTRVCELTRRRRIPTQVSVERIIKCSCGACGACDLGGYRVCKDGPVFNAETLEQTEFGRWKREKSGKRIPIAPTAVAEELDFVSTPPLPLTPEYEPLLKTEVCGIEFPNPIMNAAGFGVSGMLLYRYAAAGAGAVVTKSIGLVERDGYPNPTFIELAPRSYVNAMGLPNPGIQNFKPELEDATYAHVPIILSIFGKSVEECRDVARIAREYPVDMIEFDASCPHSEFTAIENKPQLLSEIVTAIKAIVHPKPVSVKISPNIGAPVGLALTAEKAGADAITAINTVINRPVEETLEVPFLGNPLGYGGKSGKDLTVGGKQIVYELYRELKIPIIAVGGVFTAQDVIDYARNGASLFQIGSALVSEGIEFFPRVKQELKEYLPVHGYTNLGEIVGEAHRR
- a CDS encoding DUF2283 domain-containing protein, whose translation is MGKAINVWFDSEGDYLEVVFERRKGYFRETENDAVMEKVDEEGNVIGFSILRVSALKERKPISVLLR
- a CDS encoding DUF63 family protein codes for the protein MTEALRHFIETYYIHPITHDTGYNPVNTLTWALVLVFFLFLTFRLLKRLKIDINHRFIAAVSSYIVVGASLRVMEDAELFSPPLSYFLITPLIFFVVFFCCLALLLLSVTATHLKRLKTYDYTLIFGLLGVLWCIANLAVLLSYVHVAVGWVLFAVIGIAGMLVGTIYAISAHFGIQFLTEKLNIAVLAAHLLDASSSFLGIDMLGYTGKHVIEGLIVEYTGTAAGMFPLKFGILVPILYVLDTQFREDVEEIELKNIVLLALLVIGLAPAVRNTLRLVLGV